The sequence below is a genomic window from Thioclava nitratireducens.
CGCCCTGCTCCACCGTGTGCACGATGGCGGCGAGCGGACCCACCGCATTGGCGACGTCATTCGCACCATGGGCGAAGCTCAGCAGCGCAGCAGAGACGACGAGCGGCAGGCCGAACAGCGTCTTGAGGGACTTCTTGCGATTCTCCATCCCCTCGGATTGGCGGCGGATCATCGGGATCGTGATCAGCCAGCCCACAAGACCGACGACGAGCCCGATCAGGACGGCCTCGACGATCGTGATCTTGAACAGGTGCTTCAGGCCTTTGAGCGCGAGATAGGCAGCGAAGGCCCCCGCCATGATCCCGATCAGGATCGGCACCCATCGCCGGGCGGCCGCGATCTTGTCGTCGACATAGATCACCTTGGACTTGATAAGTGCGAGGAAGGCCGCCGCGATCACCCCGCCGAGGATCGGCGAGATCACCCAGCTTGCCGCGATCATCCCCATCGAAGCCCAGTCGACCGCGCCGAAGCCCGCGGCCACGATGCCCGCGCCGACGACGCCGCCGACGATGGAGTGCGTGGTCGAGACCGGCGCGCCCAGCCATGTCGCGAGGTTCAGCCACAAAGCCGCCGCCAGAAGCGCCGCCATCATCGCCCAGACGAAATGCCCGGAATCGGGCAAGGCGGTGGGTTCGATGATGCCTTTCGCGACGGTCTTGACGACATCGCCGCCCGCGACGAGCGCGCCCAAGCTTTCGAAGATGGCGGCGACGATCAGCGCCCCGATCAGCGTCATCGCGCGTGAGC
It includes:
- a CDS encoding inorganic phosphate transporter yields the protein MANQDNESRVNQWKTLDKDLKRIGRVESAAQFVARGMVAPGVALAFIVLAGLVAAVLVGGQPGQLVVIFAAAIGAYMALNIGANDVANNMGPAVGSRAMTLIGALIVAAIFESLGALVAGGDVVKTVAKGIIEPTALPDSGHFVWAMMAALLAAALWLNLATWLGAPVSTTHSIVGGVVGAGIVAAGFGAVDWASMGMIAASWVISPILGGVIAAAFLALIKSKVIYVDDKIAAARRWVPILIGIMAGAFAAYLALKGLKHLFKITIVEAVLIGLVVGLVGWLITIPMIRRQSEGMENRKKSLKTLFGLPLVVSAALLSFAHGANDVANAVGPLAAIVHTVEQGDIAAQVDIPFWVMAVGALGISFGLLLFGPKLIRLVGNEITKLNPMRAYCVALSAAITVIVASWLGLPVSSTHIAVGGIFGVGFYREWHAEKRARELGTRKGKPVPPEERKRRLLVRRSHMMTVATAWIVTVPASAALSAVFYLILNAMT